A section of the Oryzias latipes chromosome 10, ASM223467v1 genome encodes:
- the LOC101169865 gene encoding protocadherin gamma-C5 isoform X8 — protein sequence MDSRQRKRSGGGRLWKLCLCLACFSSASALVSYSVSEEISPGSVVGNIAKDLGLSPEGIVERNLQVSSDKPSSVQYFEVKRDTGELIIKEKIDREELCELSSACSLYLQILLTRPLDSFRVEVRVLDVNDNAPQFSTRNISLEVSEAAAPGTRFRLESAHDPDVGANSLRDYHLAANDFFVLNVQTKSDGSKFPELVVDKPLDRETQASFRLLLTAVDGGQPEKSGSTLLLIKVLDVNDNAPVFREQVMKVNLLENVEAGTLVTKLNATDADSGRNGEITFLFSKYTAERVQQLFSVDSKSGEVRVKGDVDYEKATEYHITVQARDNGSPAMEGSCNVIVNIIDVNDNAPEVTLTSLTSPIKEDTPPETVIALLSAKDPDSGENGKVTLTIAPGLPFKLTSAAGTHYSLTTAGKLDRETVPEYTVVIKATDAGSPPLSSQTTFTVKLSDVNDNAPIFSQASYSVDIPENNVPSSPIAAVSATDPDLAENARITYSILPSMVQGSPIASYVYINPETGHIHSLRSLDHEQLNAFRIEVQAQDAGVPPRTNNVTVHVFVVDVNDNAPVIVHPSFPKDKRLQLTVPPSIGPGHVVSKLVGVDADSGHNAWLFYSIAPGPNAGMFRIGAHTGELRTTRKWAEEEEGSTYDITVIIQDNGDPPKSSSVNITVTVDEKSTANNPPATPDRFYPSTGMPDITFYLIISLACVSAVSFITFFVLMVRCLRHRGPGFGDSECCCYGRHSSSRYHQRPSKDLHLQLNTDGPIRYMEVVGGAQEPYARTYRPCYSTISSRSDFVFMKTPMLSQNNTLNMTLSRKEPMNSVSEQKPPNNDWRFTQGQRPGPSGPHMPYGTHIRWTPKNGTRATGGPEVAMGTGPWPQPPTEAEQLQALMAAANEVSEATATLGPGTMGLSTRYSPQFTLQHVPDYRQNVYIPGSTATLTSNPQQQQQQATAQQAAQQALPPPQASAQSEPPKAVQTPASKKKSTKKEKK from the exons ATGGACTCCAGGCAGAGGAAGCGCTCCGGAGGAGGGAGGCTGTGGAAGCTTTGCCTCTGCCTCGCCTGCTTCTCCTCTGCGTCCGCTCTGGTCAGCTACTCGGTGTCAGAGGAAATAAGTCCGGGCTCTGTGGTTGGAAACATTGCCAAAGATTTGGGGCTCTCGCCTGAGGGGATTGTTGAGAGGAACTTACAAGTGTCATCCGACAAGCCGTCTTCAGTGCAGTACTTCGAGGTGAAACGGGACACAGGCGAGTTGATAATCAAGGAAAAAATCGACAGAGAAGAACTGTGCGAACTGAGCTCAGCATGCTCGCTGTATCTTCAAATTCTTCTGACTCGCCCACTGGATAGTTTTCGCGTGGAGGTGAGAGTGCTGGATGTGAATGACAATGCTCCGCAGTTTTCCACGCGCAACATTTCTTTGGAGGTGTCAGAGGCGGCCGCGCCAGGGACCCGGTTCCGGCTGGAGAGCGCGCACGATCCAGATGTGGGCGCCAACTCTTTGCGCGACTATCATCTGGCAGCAAACGACTTCTTTGTTCTGAATGTGCAAACTAAAAGCGACGGCAGCAAGTTTCCAGAGCTGGTGGTGGACAAGCCTTTGGACAGGGAGACGCAGGCCTCCTTTCGCCTGCTGCTCACAGCTGTGGATGGGGGCCAGCCGGAGAAATCCGGCTCAACGCTTCTGCTCATCAAAGTTCTGGACGTAAACGACAACGCGCCGGTCTTCCGAGAGCAAGTCATGAAAGTGAATCTGTTGGAAAACGTCGAGGCGGGCACTTTAGTAACCAAATTAAACGCGACGGACGCGGATTCTGGCAGAAACGGAGAGATAACCTTCCTGTTCAGCAAATACACGGCGGAGCGCGTTCAGCAGCTGTTCAGCGTGGATTCGAAAAGCGGAGAGGTTCGTGTCAAAGGTGATGTGGATTACGAGAAAGCCACGGAATACCACATAACAGTCCAAGCCAGAGACAACGGCTCTCCTGCAATGGAAGGCTCTTGTAACGTCATAGTAAACATTATTGACGTGAACGACAACGCGCCAGAGGTCACGCTGACGTCACTCACAAGTCCCATCAAAGAGGACACACCACCAGAGACAGTGATTGCGCTCCTAAGTGCCAAGGACCCAGACTCAGGGGAAAATGGGAAGGTCACATTAACCATTGCTCCAGGTTTGCCCTTCAAACTTACCTCAGCTGCTGGCACACATTACAGCCTCACCACTGCAGGCAAGCTGGACCGAGAGACTGTCCCAGAGTACACAGTGGTCATCAAAGCCACTGATGCTGGCTCCCCTCCTCTGTCATCGCAGACCACCTTTACAGTAAAGCTCTCTGATGTAAATGACAATGCTCCCATATTCTCTCAGGCCTCTTACTCTGTAGACATTCCAGAGAACAACGTCCCCAGCTCCCCCATCGCCGCCGTCTCTGCCACCGACCCAGACCTGGCCGAAAACGCTCGCATCACCTACTCCATCCTCCCCAGCATGGTGCAGGGCTCGCCCATAGCATCTTATGTGTACATCAACCCGGAGACTGGGCACATCCACAGCTTGCGCTCCTTAGATCACGAACAGCTTAATGCTTTCCGTATTGAGGTGCAGGCCCAAGATGCCGGGGTACCCCCACGGACAAATAATGTCactgtgcatgtgtttgtggtGGACGTGAATGACAATGCACCAGTGATTGTTCATCCCTCCTTCCCTAAAGACAAAAGACTGCAGCTTACGGTGCCCCCGTCTATTGGGCCTGGGCATGTTGTAAGCAAGCTGGTCGGAGTGGATGCAGACAGTGGGCACAATGCCTGGTTGTTTTACTCAATCGCCCCAGGACCAAATGCCGGCATGTTTCGCATTGGGGCCCACACTGGGGAGCTCCGAACCACCCGAAAGTgggctgaggaggaagaggggtcAACATATGACATAACAGTCATTATCCAGGATAATGGTGACCCACCAAAATCTAGCTCTGTGAACATTACAGTAACTGTGGATGAAAAGAGCACAGCCAATAATCCTCCAGCAACCCCTGACCGCTTCTATCCCAGCACTGGGATGCCGGATATCACTTTTTATCTCATCATTTCTTTGGCCTGCGTGTCAGCAGTGTCCTTCATCACGTTTTTTGTTCTTATGGTACGCTGCCTGCGACACCGCGGCCCAGGGTTTGGGGACTCTGAGTGCTGCTGCTACGGTCGCCACAGTTCGAGCCGCTACCATCAGAGGCCCAGCAAAGACCTTCACCTGCAGCTTAACACTGATGGACCGATTCGATATATGGAGGTTGTAGGAGGCGCCCAGGAGCCATATGCACGAACCTACAGGCCCTGCTACTCCACCATCTCAAGTAGAAGTGACTTTGTATTTATGAAGACTCCCATGCTGAGTCAGAACAACACACTTAACATGACACTCAGCAGGAAGGAGCCTATGAACTCAGTCAGTGAG CAAAAGCCCCCCAACAATGATTGGCGCTTTACCCAGGGACAGAGACCTGGACCCAGTGG tccCCACATGCCATACGGTACACACATAAGATGGACGCCGAAAAATGGGACAAG GGCGACTGGAGGACCTGAGGTTGCCATGGGAACAGGACCTTGGCCCCAGCCCCCTACTGAGGCGGAGCAGCTTCAAGCCTTGATGGCTGCTGCTAACG AAGTGAGTGAGGCTACGGCCACTCTCGGACCCGGCACCATGGGCCTCAGCACCCGCTACAGCCCCCAGTTCACCCTGCAGCATGTGCCCGACTACCGCCAGAACGTCTACATCCCTGGCAGCACGGCCACCCTCACCTCCaacccgcagcagcagcagcagcaggccacAGCCCAGCAGGCCGCCCAACAGGCCCTGCCCCCGCCACAGGCCTCAGCCCAGTCCGAGCCCCCCAAGGCCGTCCAGACCCCTGCCTCCAAGAAGAAGTCCACCAAGAAGGAGAAGAAGTAA
- the LOC101169865 gene encoding protocadherin gamma-C5 isoform X13 — MDSRQRKRSGGGRLWKLCLCLACFSSASALVSYSVSEEISPGSVVGNIAKDLGLSPEGIVERNLQVSSDKPSSVQYFEVKRDTGELIIKEKIDREELCELSSACSLYLQILLTRPLDSFRVEVRVLDVNDNAPQFSTRNISLEVSEAAAPGTRFRLESAHDPDVGANSLRDYHLAANDFFVLNVQTKSDGSKFPELVVDKPLDRETQASFRLLLTAVDGGQPEKSGSTLLLIKVLDVNDNAPVFREQVMKVNLLENVEAGTLVTKLNATDADSGRNGEITFLFSKYTAERVQQLFSVDSKSGEVRVKGDVDYEKATEYHITVQARDNGSPAMEGSCNVIVNIIDVNDNAPEVTLTSLTSPIKEDTPPETVIALLSAKDPDSGENGKVTLTIAPGLPFKLTSAAGTHYSLTTAGKLDRETVPEYTVVIKATDAGSPPLSSQTTFTVKLSDVNDNAPIFSQASYSVDIPENNVPSSPIAAVSATDPDLAENARITYSILPSMVQGSPIASYVYINPETGHIHSLRSLDHEQLNAFRIEVQAQDAGVPPRTNNVTVHVFVVDVNDNAPVIVHPSFPKDKRLQLTVPPSIGPGHVVSKLVGVDADSGHNAWLFYSIAPGPNAGMFRIGAHTGELRTTRKWAEEEEGSTYDITVIIQDNGDPPKSSSVNITVTVDEKSTANNPPATPDRFYPSTGMPDITFYLIISLACVSAVSFITFFVLMVRCLRHRGPGFGDSECCCYGRHSSSRYHQRPSKDLHLQLNTDGPIRYMEVVGGAQEPYARTYRPCYSTISSRSDFVFMKTPMLSQNNTLNMTLSRKEPMNSVSEQKPPNNDWRFTQGQRPGPSGATGGPEVAMGTGPWPQPPTEAEQLQALMAAANEVSEATATLGPGTMGLSTRYSPQFTLQHVPDYRQNVYIPGSTATLTSNPQQQQQQATAQQAAQQALPPPQASAQSEPPKAVQTPASKKKSTKKEKK; from the exons ATGGACTCCAGGCAGAGGAAGCGCTCCGGAGGAGGGAGGCTGTGGAAGCTTTGCCTCTGCCTCGCCTGCTTCTCCTCTGCGTCCGCTCTGGTCAGCTACTCGGTGTCAGAGGAAATAAGTCCGGGCTCTGTGGTTGGAAACATTGCCAAAGATTTGGGGCTCTCGCCTGAGGGGATTGTTGAGAGGAACTTACAAGTGTCATCCGACAAGCCGTCTTCAGTGCAGTACTTCGAGGTGAAACGGGACACAGGCGAGTTGATAATCAAGGAAAAAATCGACAGAGAAGAACTGTGCGAACTGAGCTCAGCATGCTCGCTGTATCTTCAAATTCTTCTGACTCGCCCACTGGATAGTTTTCGCGTGGAGGTGAGAGTGCTGGATGTGAATGACAATGCTCCGCAGTTTTCCACGCGCAACATTTCTTTGGAGGTGTCAGAGGCGGCCGCGCCAGGGACCCGGTTCCGGCTGGAGAGCGCGCACGATCCAGATGTGGGCGCCAACTCTTTGCGCGACTATCATCTGGCAGCAAACGACTTCTTTGTTCTGAATGTGCAAACTAAAAGCGACGGCAGCAAGTTTCCAGAGCTGGTGGTGGACAAGCCTTTGGACAGGGAGACGCAGGCCTCCTTTCGCCTGCTGCTCACAGCTGTGGATGGGGGCCAGCCGGAGAAATCCGGCTCAACGCTTCTGCTCATCAAAGTTCTGGACGTAAACGACAACGCGCCGGTCTTCCGAGAGCAAGTCATGAAAGTGAATCTGTTGGAAAACGTCGAGGCGGGCACTTTAGTAACCAAATTAAACGCGACGGACGCGGATTCTGGCAGAAACGGAGAGATAACCTTCCTGTTCAGCAAATACACGGCGGAGCGCGTTCAGCAGCTGTTCAGCGTGGATTCGAAAAGCGGAGAGGTTCGTGTCAAAGGTGATGTGGATTACGAGAAAGCCACGGAATACCACATAACAGTCCAAGCCAGAGACAACGGCTCTCCTGCAATGGAAGGCTCTTGTAACGTCATAGTAAACATTATTGACGTGAACGACAACGCGCCAGAGGTCACGCTGACGTCACTCACAAGTCCCATCAAAGAGGACACACCACCAGAGACAGTGATTGCGCTCCTAAGTGCCAAGGACCCAGACTCAGGGGAAAATGGGAAGGTCACATTAACCATTGCTCCAGGTTTGCCCTTCAAACTTACCTCAGCTGCTGGCACACATTACAGCCTCACCACTGCAGGCAAGCTGGACCGAGAGACTGTCCCAGAGTACACAGTGGTCATCAAAGCCACTGATGCTGGCTCCCCTCCTCTGTCATCGCAGACCACCTTTACAGTAAAGCTCTCTGATGTAAATGACAATGCTCCCATATTCTCTCAGGCCTCTTACTCTGTAGACATTCCAGAGAACAACGTCCCCAGCTCCCCCATCGCCGCCGTCTCTGCCACCGACCCAGACCTGGCCGAAAACGCTCGCATCACCTACTCCATCCTCCCCAGCATGGTGCAGGGCTCGCCCATAGCATCTTATGTGTACATCAACCCGGAGACTGGGCACATCCACAGCTTGCGCTCCTTAGATCACGAACAGCTTAATGCTTTCCGTATTGAGGTGCAGGCCCAAGATGCCGGGGTACCCCCACGGACAAATAATGTCactgtgcatgtgtttgtggtGGACGTGAATGACAATGCACCAGTGATTGTTCATCCCTCCTTCCCTAAAGACAAAAGACTGCAGCTTACGGTGCCCCCGTCTATTGGGCCTGGGCATGTTGTAAGCAAGCTGGTCGGAGTGGATGCAGACAGTGGGCACAATGCCTGGTTGTTTTACTCAATCGCCCCAGGACCAAATGCCGGCATGTTTCGCATTGGGGCCCACACTGGGGAGCTCCGAACCACCCGAAAGTgggctgaggaggaagaggggtcAACATATGACATAACAGTCATTATCCAGGATAATGGTGACCCACCAAAATCTAGCTCTGTGAACATTACAGTAACTGTGGATGAAAAGAGCACAGCCAATAATCCTCCAGCAACCCCTGACCGCTTCTATCCCAGCACTGGGATGCCGGATATCACTTTTTATCTCATCATTTCTTTGGCCTGCGTGTCAGCAGTGTCCTTCATCACGTTTTTTGTTCTTATGGTACGCTGCCTGCGACACCGCGGCCCAGGGTTTGGGGACTCTGAGTGCTGCTGCTACGGTCGCCACAGTTCGAGCCGCTACCATCAGAGGCCCAGCAAAGACCTTCACCTGCAGCTTAACACTGATGGACCGATTCGATATATGGAGGTTGTAGGAGGCGCCCAGGAGCCATATGCACGAACCTACAGGCCCTGCTACTCCACCATCTCAAGTAGAAGTGACTTTGTATTTATGAAGACTCCCATGCTGAGTCAGAACAACACACTTAACATGACACTCAGCAGGAAGGAGCCTATGAACTCAGTCAGTGAG CAAAAGCCCCCCAACAATGATTGGCGCTTTACCCAGGGACAGAGACCTGGACCCAGTGG GGCGACTGGAGGACCTGAGGTTGCCATGGGAACAGGACCTTGGCCCCAGCCCCCTACTGAGGCGGAGCAGCTTCAAGCCTTGATGGCTGCTGCTAACG AAGTGAGTGAGGCTACGGCCACTCTCGGACCCGGCACCATGGGCCTCAGCACCCGCTACAGCCCCCAGTTCACCCTGCAGCATGTGCCCGACTACCGCCAGAACGTCTACATCCCTGGCAGCACGGCCACCCTCACCTCCaacccgcagcagcagcagcagcaggccacAGCCCAGCAGGCCGCCCAACAGGCCCTGCCCCCGCCACAGGCCTCAGCCCAGTCCGAGCCCCCCAAGGCCGTCCAGACCCCTGCCTCCAAGAAGAAGTCCACCAAGAAGGAGAAGAAGTAA
- the LOC101169865 gene encoding protocadherin gamma-C5 isoform X14 translates to MDSRQRKRSGGGRLWKLCLCLACFSSASALVSYSVSEEISPGSVVGNIAKDLGLSPEGIVERNLQVSSDKPSSVQYFEVKRDTGELIIKEKIDREELCELSSACSLYLQILLTRPLDSFRVEVRVLDVNDNAPQFSTRNISLEVSEAAAPGTRFRLESAHDPDVGANSLRDYHLAANDFFVLNVQTKSDGSKFPELVVDKPLDRETQASFRLLLTAVDGGQPEKSGSTLLLIKVLDVNDNAPVFREQVMKVNLLENVEAGTLVTKLNATDADSGRNGEITFLFSKYTAERVQQLFSVDSKSGEVRVKGDVDYEKATEYHITVQARDNGSPAMEGSCNVIVNIIDVNDNAPEVTLTSLTSPIKEDTPPETVIALLSAKDPDSGENGKVTLTIAPGLPFKLTSAAGTHYSLTTAGKLDRETVPEYTVVIKATDAGSPPLSSQTTFTVKLSDVNDNAPIFSQASYSVDIPENNVPSSPIAAVSATDPDLAENARITYSILPSMVQGSPIASYVYINPETGHIHSLRSLDHEQLNAFRIEVQAQDAGVPPRTNNVTVHVFVVDVNDNAPVIVHPSFPKDKRLQLTVPPSIGPGHVVSKLVGVDADSGHNAWLFYSIAPGPNAGMFRIGAHTGELRTTRKWAEEEEGSTYDITVIIQDNGDPPKSSSVNITVTVDEKSTANNPPATPDRFYPSTGMPDITFYLIISLACVSAVSFITFFVLMVRCLRHRGPGFGDSECCCYGRHSSSRYHQRPSKDLHLQLNTDGPIRYMEVVGGAQEPYARTYRPCYSTISSRSDFVFMKTPMLSQNNTLNMTLSRKEPMNSVSEQKPPNNDWRFTQGQRPGPSGATGGPEVAMGTGPWPQPPTEAEQLQALMAAANVSEATATLGPGTMGLSTRYSPQFTLQHVPDYRQNVYIPGSTATLTSNPQQQQQQATAQQAAQQALPPPQASAQSEPPKAVQTPASKKKSTKKEKK, encoded by the exons ATGGACTCCAGGCAGAGGAAGCGCTCCGGAGGAGGGAGGCTGTGGAAGCTTTGCCTCTGCCTCGCCTGCTTCTCCTCTGCGTCCGCTCTGGTCAGCTACTCGGTGTCAGAGGAAATAAGTCCGGGCTCTGTGGTTGGAAACATTGCCAAAGATTTGGGGCTCTCGCCTGAGGGGATTGTTGAGAGGAACTTACAAGTGTCATCCGACAAGCCGTCTTCAGTGCAGTACTTCGAGGTGAAACGGGACACAGGCGAGTTGATAATCAAGGAAAAAATCGACAGAGAAGAACTGTGCGAACTGAGCTCAGCATGCTCGCTGTATCTTCAAATTCTTCTGACTCGCCCACTGGATAGTTTTCGCGTGGAGGTGAGAGTGCTGGATGTGAATGACAATGCTCCGCAGTTTTCCACGCGCAACATTTCTTTGGAGGTGTCAGAGGCGGCCGCGCCAGGGACCCGGTTCCGGCTGGAGAGCGCGCACGATCCAGATGTGGGCGCCAACTCTTTGCGCGACTATCATCTGGCAGCAAACGACTTCTTTGTTCTGAATGTGCAAACTAAAAGCGACGGCAGCAAGTTTCCAGAGCTGGTGGTGGACAAGCCTTTGGACAGGGAGACGCAGGCCTCCTTTCGCCTGCTGCTCACAGCTGTGGATGGGGGCCAGCCGGAGAAATCCGGCTCAACGCTTCTGCTCATCAAAGTTCTGGACGTAAACGACAACGCGCCGGTCTTCCGAGAGCAAGTCATGAAAGTGAATCTGTTGGAAAACGTCGAGGCGGGCACTTTAGTAACCAAATTAAACGCGACGGACGCGGATTCTGGCAGAAACGGAGAGATAACCTTCCTGTTCAGCAAATACACGGCGGAGCGCGTTCAGCAGCTGTTCAGCGTGGATTCGAAAAGCGGAGAGGTTCGTGTCAAAGGTGATGTGGATTACGAGAAAGCCACGGAATACCACATAACAGTCCAAGCCAGAGACAACGGCTCTCCTGCAATGGAAGGCTCTTGTAACGTCATAGTAAACATTATTGACGTGAACGACAACGCGCCAGAGGTCACGCTGACGTCACTCACAAGTCCCATCAAAGAGGACACACCACCAGAGACAGTGATTGCGCTCCTAAGTGCCAAGGACCCAGACTCAGGGGAAAATGGGAAGGTCACATTAACCATTGCTCCAGGTTTGCCCTTCAAACTTACCTCAGCTGCTGGCACACATTACAGCCTCACCACTGCAGGCAAGCTGGACCGAGAGACTGTCCCAGAGTACACAGTGGTCATCAAAGCCACTGATGCTGGCTCCCCTCCTCTGTCATCGCAGACCACCTTTACAGTAAAGCTCTCTGATGTAAATGACAATGCTCCCATATTCTCTCAGGCCTCTTACTCTGTAGACATTCCAGAGAACAACGTCCCCAGCTCCCCCATCGCCGCCGTCTCTGCCACCGACCCAGACCTGGCCGAAAACGCTCGCATCACCTACTCCATCCTCCCCAGCATGGTGCAGGGCTCGCCCATAGCATCTTATGTGTACATCAACCCGGAGACTGGGCACATCCACAGCTTGCGCTCCTTAGATCACGAACAGCTTAATGCTTTCCGTATTGAGGTGCAGGCCCAAGATGCCGGGGTACCCCCACGGACAAATAATGTCactgtgcatgtgtttgtggtGGACGTGAATGACAATGCACCAGTGATTGTTCATCCCTCCTTCCCTAAAGACAAAAGACTGCAGCTTACGGTGCCCCCGTCTATTGGGCCTGGGCATGTTGTAAGCAAGCTGGTCGGAGTGGATGCAGACAGTGGGCACAATGCCTGGTTGTTTTACTCAATCGCCCCAGGACCAAATGCCGGCATGTTTCGCATTGGGGCCCACACTGGGGAGCTCCGAACCACCCGAAAGTgggctgaggaggaagaggggtcAACATATGACATAACAGTCATTATCCAGGATAATGGTGACCCACCAAAATCTAGCTCTGTGAACATTACAGTAACTGTGGATGAAAAGAGCACAGCCAATAATCCTCCAGCAACCCCTGACCGCTTCTATCCCAGCACTGGGATGCCGGATATCACTTTTTATCTCATCATTTCTTTGGCCTGCGTGTCAGCAGTGTCCTTCATCACGTTTTTTGTTCTTATGGTACGCTGCCTGCGACACCGCGGCCCAGGGTTTGGGGACTCTGAGTGCTGCTGCTACGGTCGCCACAGTTCGAGCCGCTACCATCAGAGGCCCAGCAAAGACCTTCACCTGCAGCTTAACACTGATGGACCGATTCGATATATGGAGGTTGTAGGAGGCGCCCAGGAGCCATATGCACGAACCTACAGGCCCTGCTACTCCACCATCTCAAGTAGAAGTGACTTTGTATTTATGAAGACTCCCATGCTGAGTCAGAACAACACACTTAACATGACACTCAGCAGGAAGGAGCCTATGAACTCAGTCAGTGAG CAAAAGCCCCCCAACAATGATTGGCGCTTTACCCAGGGACAGAGACCTGGACCCAGTGG GGCGACTGGAGGACCTGAGGTTGCCATGGGAACAGGACCTTGGCCCCAGCCCCCTACTGAGGCGGAGCAGCTTCAAGCCTTGATGGCTGCTGCTAACG TGAGTGAGGCTACGGCCACTCTCGGACCCGGCACCATGGGCCTCAGCACCCGCTACAGCCCCCAGTTCACCCTGCAGCATGTGCCCGACTACCGCCAGAACGTCTACATCCCTGGCAGCACGGCCACCCTCACCTCCaacccgcagcagcagcagcagcaggccacAGCCCAGCAGGCCGCCCAACAGGCCCTGCCCCCGCCACAGGCCTCAGCCCAGTCCGAGCCCCCCAAGGCCGTCCAGACCCCTGCCTCCAAGAAGAAGTCCACCAAGAAGGAGAAGAAGTAA